The Flavobacteriaceae bacterium 3519-10 genome includes a window with the following:
- a CDS encoding Phosphoribosylformylglycinamidine cyclo-ligase produces the protein MSNTYQSAGVNKEEGYKTVDKIKSAVAETHNKNVLNNLGSFGAFYEIAGYKNPVLVSGTDGVGTKLKVALDSKNYSSIGIDCFAMCANDILCHGAKPLFFLDYLACGKLDSDIAAEIVMGMVKACKDNNCALIGGETAEMPGMYKPGDYDVAGFCVGIVEKDQIIDGSQIRVGDRIIALPSSGFHSNGFSLVRKVFEDFDEVFEGKPLHETLLIPTKLYYTEVHKLLDEVEVAGIAHITGGGIIENIPRIIPEGLCAQIETSKIKIPSIMLELEKRGNIERHEMFGTFNMGVGMVIVVDAKHAEKVLDLLDSAYEIGEITQAESKIELI, from the coding sequence ATGAGCAATACCTATCAGTCTGCAGGCGTAAATAAAGAAGAAGGCTACAAAACAGTAGATAAAATAAAATCAGCCGTTGCGGAAACGCACAATAAGAATGTACTGAACAACCTCGGAAGCTTTGGCGCTTTTTACGAAATCGCGGGCTACAAAAACCCTGTGCTCGTTTCAGGTACAGACGGCGTAGGCACCAAACTTAAAGTGGCACTCGATTCAAAAAACTATAGCTCAATCGGTATCGACTGTTTCGCGATGTGTGCAAATGATATCCTTTGCCACGGCGCCAAACCGCTTTTTTTCCTGGATTATCTTGCCTGCGGCAAACTGGATTCCGACATTGCGGCTGAAATCGTGATGGGCATGGTGAAAGCCTGCAAAGACAATAACTGCGCACTCATCGGCGGCGAAACGGCGGAAATGCCGGGGATGTACAAGCCCGGTGATTACGATGTGGCCGGTTTCTGTGTCGGGATTGTTGAAAAGGACCAGATTATCGATGGTTCACAAATCCGTGTGGGCGACAGAATCATTGCGTTGCCAAGTTCGGGTTTCCACAGCAACGGTTTCTCACTCGTAAGAAAGGTTTTCGAAGATTTTGATGAAGTATTTGAAGGTAAACCCTTACATGAAACCCTCCTGATCCCCACCAAACTGTATTACACTGAAGTGCATAAACTGCTCGATGAGGTTGAAGTAGCCGGCATCGCGCATATCACGGGCGGTGGAATCATCGAAAACATACCGAGAATTATTCCTGAAGGTTTATGTGCGCAGATTGAAACTTCTAAAATTAAGATCCCTTCCATCATGCTTGAACTTGAAAAACGCGGAAATATTGAGCGCCACGAAATGTTCGGCACCTTCAACATGGGCGTCGGAATGGTGATAGTAGTCGACGCCAAACACGCTGAAAAAGTTTTGGATCTTCTTGATTCGGCTTACGAAATTGGTGAAATCACGCAGGCAGAAAGTAAAATAGAGCTGATTTAA
- a CDS encoding Phosphoribosylglycinamide formyltransferase has translation MSVAKKKITVLVSGSGTNLQRIIDCVQSDEIRNTEISAVIADRECLALERAAKHGIKNVRLQRGPDFSSQLNKVIPADTDLIVLAGFLSILDKHFCENFSGKIINIHPALLPKFGGKGMWGKHVHTAVLSAGEKESGASVHYVTAGIDEGGVILQQSFPVSEKETPDTLAEKVHAIEHEILPKAIDQLLNKSDQIAFITDLHLHEKNVSKKGVDAVANWKTVLQDVKARGISRIILGGDLGEKEALKIIFDDIKDFDFRLILGNHDKISDFRTFFAETVGKQELYYSAQISGNDCIFLDTSSYKLSQEQRSYLKNWLGSTENPVVFIHHPVLDDGSWMDKEHPLKNKTQVEEILRQSGKNVTLISGHYHHFYKVTSDKIRQVISPAVSYQILNSKSYQADTKSFGYLILGFSEQEVSIEAVNFSV, from the coding sequence ATGAGTGTCGCAAAGAAGAAAATTACTGTTTTAGTTTCGGGTTCGGGTACCAATCTGCAGCGAATCATCGACTGTGTGCAAAGTGACGAGATACGCAATACTGAAATCAGCGCCGTTATTGCAGACCGAGAATGTCTTGCGCTTGAAAGAGCAGCAAAACACGGAATTAAAAATGTAAGGCTGCAGCGCGGCCCGGATTTCTCATCGCAACTCAATAAAGTTATTCCTGCTGATACCGATTTAATTGTCCTGGCAGGTTTTCTTTCGATTTTGGATAAACATTTCTGCGAAAACTTCAGTGGTAAAATCATTAATATTCATCCCGCGCTTTTACCGAAATTTGGTGGCAAAGGCATGTGGGGCAAACATGTGCACACGGCTGTCTTAAGTGCTGGAGAAAAAGAAAGCGGCGCCTCGGTTCATTATGTGACGGCGGGAATTGATGAAGGTGGCGTCATTTTGCAACAATCCTTTCCGGTTTCAGAAAAGGAAACGCCGGACACGCTGGCTGAAAAAGTGCACGCAATCGAGCACGAAATTCTGCCAAAAGCGATCGATCAACTTCTGAATAAAAGTGACCAGATTGCATTTATCACCGATTTGCATCTGCATGAAAAGAACGTTTCAAAAAAAGGGGTGGACGCAGTTGCGAATTGGAAAACGGTTTTGCAAGACGTAAAAGCAAGAGGTATATCCCGCATCATTCTGGGCGGCGATTTAGGCGAAAAAGAAGCGCTTAAAATCATTTTCGATGATATCAAAGATTTCGATTTTCGGCTGATCCTCGGCAATCACGACAAAATATCGGACTTCAGAACATTTTTTGCCGAAACGGTGGGGAAGCAGGAACTGTATTATTCAGCCCAAATTTCGGGTAATGACTGTATTTTCCTCGATACCTCTTCGTACAAGCTGAGCCAAGAACAGCGCAGTTATCTTAAGAACTGGCTTGGATCTACCGAAAATCCTGTGGTTTTTATTCATCATCCGGTGTTGGATGACGGAAGCTGGATGGATAAAGAACATCCATTAAAAAACAAAACCCAGGTTGAAGAAATCCTCCGCCAAAGCGGCAAAAATGTAACGCTGATATCGGGTCATTATCATCACTTTTACAAGGTAACTTCCGATAAAATCCGGCAGGTTATTTCGCCCGCGGTGTCGTATCAGATTTTGAACAGTAAATCCTATCAGGCTGATACAAAATCTTTTGGTTATCTGATTCTCGGTTTTTCAGAGCAGGAAGTCAGCATCGAAGCCGTAAATTTTTCGGTATAA
- a CDS encoding IMP cyclohydrolase, which translates to MSKKRALISVSDKTNLIEFAEFLEQNNYELVSTGGTFKHLKNAGLNPIQIDEVTGFPEMLDGRVKTLHPKVHGGLLAVRDSEEHMNTASEHGIGLIDMVIVNLYPFFENANSDISLDEKVEFIDIGGPSMLRSGAKNFKSVTVITDVADYAVIKKEIEETGNSTSETRKLLAGKVFNLTAAYDAAISQMLLTTDYPQYLNASYKKVSDLRYGENPHQTAAYYVSTTESGSMKDFEILGGKELSFNNLRDMDLCWKVVNEFKGEMACCAVKHSTPCGVAVGTLALETYRKTFECDPVSVFGGIIGMNFTVDAETAEELNKTFLEIVMAPDFDADALEILGKKKNLRIIKIKNAVSDDQTWVKIDGGMLVQDNDNKFSENIETVTDCKPTDVQIKALLFAQRVVKYVKSNAIVVSNGDQALGIGGGQVNRIWATQHAIERAKEKFSGDLVMASDAFFPFRDVVDFCAAEGITAIIQPGGSMRDNDSIEAANEHGIPMMFTGMRHFYH; encoded by the coding sequence ATGAGCAAAAAGCGAGCATTGATCAGTGTTTCCGACAAAACTAATCTTATTGAGTTTGCAGAATTTTTAGAGCAGAACAATTACGAACTAGTGTCCACCGGAGGTACTTTTAAACATCTCAAAAATGCCGGCCTCAACCCAATTCAGATTGATGAGGTAACGGGTTTTCCGGAAATGCTGGACGGACGTGTAAAAACTCTTCACCCAAAAGTACATGGTGGCCTGCTCGCCGTCCGCGACAGTGAGGAACATATGAACACTGCCTCAGAACACGGGATCGGTCTCATTGATATGGTCATCGTGAACCTGTATCCGTTCTTCGAAAATGCAAATTCTGATATATCGCTTGACGAAAAGGTTGAATTCATCGATATCGGCGGACCTTCGATGTTACGCTCCGGTGCAAAAAATTTTAAATCGGTTACCGTCATTACAGACGTTGCCGATTATGCCGTGATTAAAAAAGAAATCGAAGAAACCGGAAATTCTACCTCGGAGACACGTAAACTGCTCGCTGGAAAAGTTTTTAACCTCACCGCTGCGTACGATGCTGCAATTTCTCAAATGTTGCTCACAACCGATTATCCGCAGTACCTGAACGCCTCCTACAAAAAGGTTTCAGATCTGCGTTACGGCGAAAACCCGCATCAGACGGCCGCGTATTATGTTTCGACCACAGAATCGGGCTCGATGAAGGATTTTGAAATTCTTGGCGGTAAGGAACTTTCTTTTAATAACCTTCGCGATATGGATCTTTGCTGGAAGGTGGTGAATGAATTTAAAGGCGAAATGGCCTGCTGCGCAGTGAAACATTCCACGCCGTGTGGTGTCGCTGTCGGAACTTTGGCTTTAGAAACTTACCGGAAAACATTTGAATGTGATCCTGTTTCGGTGTTTGGTGGTATTATCGGGATGAATTTCACGGTAGATGCCGAAACTGCTGAAGAACTCAATAAAACTTTCCTCGAAATTGTAATGGCGCCGGATTTCGATGCCGACGCGTTGGAAATTCTCGGTAAAAAGAAAAATTTAAGGATCATAAAAATTAAAAATGCCGTTTCTGATGACCAGACATGGGTGAAAATTGATGGCGGAATGCTGGTTCAGGACAACGACAACAAGTTCTCCGAAAACATTGAAACCGTTACCGATTGCAAGCCAACGGACGTTCAGATAAAAGCACTTTTATTTGCACAGCGCGTTGTGAAATACGTAAAATCGAATGCGATTGTGGTTTCAAACGGCGATCAGGCGCTGGGTATCGGCGGCGGACAGGTTAACCGGATCTGGGCAACACAGCACGCCATTGAACGTGCAAAGGAAAAATTTTCGGGTGATCTGGTTATGGCATCTGATGCCTTTTTCCCTTTCCGGGATGTGGTGGATTTCTGCGCAGCAGAAGGCATTACGGCGATTATTCAGCCGGGTGGCAGCATGCGCGATAACGACAGTATTGAAGCTGCAAACGAACATGGTATCCCGATGATGTTTACAGGGATGCGCCATTTTTATCATTAA
- a CDS encoding Phosphoribosylamine--glycine ligase: MKILIVGNGGRESALALKLKADSRISKMYFAKGTVTTAKLGQNIYEDSVEALRDFAIKERIDLTIVGPEAPLVEGIVDEFQKHNLKIFGPEKRAAELEGSKAFSKKFMQSNNIKTAKAVICDSYQEAIDYVRKQQFPVVIKASGLAGGKGVVIAADLAEAESTIHKFMIQRIYGDAGIQLVIEEYLKGFEASIIAFSNGTKIFPCIAAKDYKKAGNADKGPNTGGMGSVAPSPEFTVEHQQDFETNILNPTLVGLNAANIRFKGFIFFGLMVTEKGTYLLEYNMRMGDPETQVILPLMENSLFDVISDCLEGRDVTLKFKDQKAVCLVMCSGGYPGKIETGFEIRNLEKVKDSDVLFAAARTVGDKIVTSGGRVLSVVATADTFADARKKVYEDAKTISFDYEFYREDIGKF; the protein is encoded by the coding sequence ATGAAAATATTAATCGTAGGAAACGGCGGACGCGAATCTGCCCTCGCCCTGAAACTGAAAGCCGACAGCCGGATCTCTAAAATGTATTTTGCTAAAGGCACGGTAACAACAGCGAAGCTTGGCCAGAATATTTACGAAGACAGCGTGGAAGCGTTGCGCGATTTTGCAATAAAAGAGCGCATTGATCTTACGATTGTAGGTCCCGAAGCTCCTTTAGTTGAAGGTATCGTAGACGAATTCCAGAAACATAATCTTAAGATTTTCGGTCCCGAAAAGCGCGCTGCAGAACTCGAAGGAAGCAAAGCTTTTTCGAAGAAATTCATGCAGAGCAACAACATTAAAACCGCAAAAGCAGTAATCTGCGATTCGTATCAGGAAGCTATAGATTACGTTAGAAAGCAGCAGTTTCCGGTCGTAATTAAAGCCAGCGGACTCGCAGGCGGAAAAGGCGTTGTAATTGCCGCAGATTTAGCAGAAGCTGAATCTACGATCCATAAATTTATGATCCAGCGGATCTACGGCGATGCCGGCATTCAGCTCGTGATCGAAGAATATCTGAAAGGTTTTGAAGCCTCAATTATCGCGTTTTCAAACGGTACAAAAATTTTCCCGTGCATTGCGGCTAAAGATTACAAAAAAGCTGGTAACGCCGATAAAGGACCAAACACCGGCGGTATGGGAAGTGTGGCGCCAAGCCCCGAGTTTACTGTAGAACATCAGCAAGATTTCGAAACTAACATTCTAAACCCAACGCTTGTCGGCCTCAATGCGGCAAATATCAGGTTCAAAGGATTTATATTTTTCGGCTTGATGGTAACCGAGAAAGGAACTTACCTGCTCGAATACAACATGCGCATGGGCGATCCGGAAACCCAGGTGATCCTTCCGCTCATGGAAAACAGCCTGTTCGATGTAATCAGCGACTGTCTTGAAGGGCGCGATGTCACCTTAAAGTTTAAAGATCAAAAAGCGGTTTGCCTCGTGATGTGTTCAGGCGGTTACCCTGGTAAAATTGAAACGGGTTTCGAGATCAGAAATCTGGAGAAAGTAAAAGACAGCGATGTGCTCTTCGCTGCGGCGCGCACGGTGGGCGACAAGATTGTTACCTCCGGCGGCAGGGTGTTAAGCGTAGTTGCAACGGCAGATACGTTCGCCGATGCACGTAAGAAAGTGTACGAAGACGCAAAAACAATCAGTTTCGATTACGAGTTTTATCGCGAAGACATCGGCAAATTCTAA
- a CDS encoding GMP synthase (glutamine-hydrolyzing), whose translation MQHGIIILDFGSQYNQLIARRIRELGVYSEVLPFDTSLDEILSRKPSGIILSGGPSSVNIENARLVDRQLFENNIPVLGICYGMQLITHLLGGKVKKGDKGEYGKAKLEILKGNALLSGISRYSTVWMSHFDEVQELPAGFVTNAVSDVISAISNEAQKIYGVQFHPEVSHTEEGARMIENFVFGISNAPKNWKLTNYIDKTVAEIKEKVGQHKVILGLSGGVDSSVAAVLIHRAIGDQLQCIFVDTGLLRKEEAEKVMKNYGEHFKLKIKLIDAKDRFLSKLKGISDPEEKRKIIGNEFVVVFDEESHKIEGAKFLAQGTIYPDVIESQSVKGPSAVIKSHHNVGGLPAEMDFELLEPLRELFKDEVRKVGEELGIPHHLVHRHPFPGPGLGIRILGEVDNEKVQILQHADDIFIEELYKNKLYETVSQAFVVLLPVKSVGVMGDERTYEYTAVVRSANTTDFMTATFSRFPWEFLETVSNRIINEVRGINRVAYDISSKPPATIEWE comes from the coding sequence ATGCAGCACGGCATCATCATTCTCGATTTTGGATCCCAGTATAACCAGCTCATCGCACGCAGAATCCGCGAACTCGGCGTGTACTCAGAAGTTTTGCCTTTCGATACTTCGCTGGATGAAATCCTCTCCAGAAAACCTTCGGGAATCATTCTTTCAGGCGGGCCAAGCTCCGTAAATATTGAAAACGCGAGACTTGTTGACAGGCAACTGTTTGAAAATAACATTCCTGTCCTCGGGATCTGCTACGGAATGCAGCTCATCACGCACCTGCTGGGTGGCAAAGTGAAAAAAGGCGACAAAGGCGAGTATGGAAAAGCCAAACTCGAGATTCTGAAAGGAAACGCGCTTCTGTCGGGCATCAGCCGCTATTCTACTGTTTGGATGAGCCATTTCGATGAGGTGCAGGAGTTACCCGCAGGATTCGTTACAAATGCAGTTTCGGATGTTATTTCGGCAATTTCAAATGAAGCTCAGAAGATTTACGGCGTTCAGTTTCACCCAGAAGTTTCGCACACCGAAGAAGGAGCACGCATGATCGAGAATTTCGTGTTCGGAATCTCTAATGCGCCCAAAAACTGGAAACTCACAAATTATATCGATAAGACTGTAGCCGAAATTAAAGAAAAAGTAGGGCAGCATAAAGTTATTTTAGGCCTTTCTGGTGGAGTAGATTCGTCCGTGGCGGCGGTTTTGATTCACCGTGCTATTGGTGATCAGCTGCAGTGCATTTTCGTTGATACCGGACTTCTACGAAAAGAAGAAGCCGAAAAAGTAATGAAGAATTACGGCGAACACTTCAAACTTAAAATCAAACTCATCGATGCAAAAGACAGGTTTCTGTCTAAGCTGAAAGGTATCTCAGATCCCGAAGAAAAGCGGAAAATAATCGGAAACGAATTTGTGGTGGTTTTCGATGAAGAATCTCATAAAATTGAAGGCGCAAAATTCCTGGCTCAGGGCACAATTTATCCGGATGTTATCGAAAGCCAGTCGGTTAAAGGTCCATCCGCGGTGATAAAATCTCACCATAATGTGGGCGGCCTTCCGGCAGAAATGGATTTCGAACTTCTCGAGCCACTGCGCGAACTCTTCAAAGATGAGGTGAGGAAAGTAGGCGAGGAGCTTGGTATTCCGCATCATTTAGTGCACAGACATCCGTTTCCGGGCCCTGGACTAGGCATAAGAATCCTGGGCGAAGTTGATAACGAAAAAGTACAGATTCTTCAGCATGCAGACGATATCTTTATTGAAGAACTTTACAAAAACAAACTTTACGAAACAGTGTCCCAGGCTTTCGTGGTTTTACTTCCGGTGAAATCTGTAGGAGTGATGGGCGACGAACGGACTTACGAATATACTGCGGTGGTGCGTTCAGCGAACACGACCGACTTCATGACGGCTACATTCAGCAGGTTTCCGTGGGAATTTCTGGAGACCGTTTCTAACCGGATCATCAATGAAGTGCGCGGTATCAACCGTGTGGCGTATGACATCTCGAGCAAACCGCCCGCTACGATTGAGTGGGAATAG
- a CDS encoding ATP-dependent RNA helicase produces MEKITFADFELPEKILDVLADSNLFEPTPIQEKTIKPILSGRDVMGIAQTGTGKTLAYLLPVLKTWKYNKNGNPTVLILVPTRELVVQVSEIVKNLTQHLTARVLGIYGGVNIKTQKLLFNDGCDILVGTPGRIMDLAIDNAISLKEVQKLIVDEFDEMLNLGFKMQLTTIFTMMKEKRQNILFSATMTEAVDAVLYEYFADPVEISLAKSGTPLEKITQIGYKVENFHTKINLLEHLLKSDTDFSKVLIFCNNKRNADYLFTKIDEIFPDQFDVIHSNKSQNYRLNAMRSFENKEVRGLITTDIMARGLDISDITHVINFEIPEVPEQYIHRIGRTGRADKDGIAVSFVTKKEETSLLDIEILMDKAVLIKDFPAEVKINPLKIASEKDEIIMKNAHTVKLEEGGGAFHDKKDKNKKENWGGPTRRNPPKTKPANRAQAKAKSKAKRKK; encoded by the coding sequence ATGGAGAAAATCACCTTTGCGGATTTCGAATTGCCCGAGAAAATACTTGATGTCCTGGCCGATTCCAATTTATTTGAACCGACGCCTATTCAGGAAAAAACCATCAAGCCGATACTTTCGGGCCGCGATGTGATGGGTATTGCACAGACCGGAACCGGAAAAACCCTTGCATATTTGCTGCCGGTTCTAAAAACCTGGAAGTACAACAAAAACGGAAATCCAACCGTGCTTATCCTTGTGCCGACACGCGAGCTTGTAGTTCAGGTATCCGAAATCGTAAAAAATCTTACGCAACACCTCACGGCCAGAGTGCTCGGCATCTATGGAGGGGTAAATATTAAAACGCAGAAACTTCTTTTTAATGATGGCTGCGACATTCTGGTGGGCACGCCGGGACGGATCATGGACCTGGCTATCGACAATGCGATCTCGCTGAAAGAAGTGCAGAAATTAATTGTGGATGAATTCGACGAGATGCTGAACCTTGGATTTAAGATGCAACTGACGACGATTTTCACGATGATGAAGGAAAAAAGACAGAACATCCTTTTTTCGGCTACGATGACGGAAGCTGTAGATGCCGTGCTTTACGAATATTTCGCAGATCCGGTAGAGATTTCGCTTGCAAAATCGGGGACGCCGCTTGAAAAGATTACGCAGATTGGCTATAAAGTAGAGAACTTCCATACGAAAATCAACCTTCTCGAACATTTGCTTAAATCCGATACTGATTTTTCTAAAGTGTTGATTTTCTGTAACAACAAAAGGAATGCAGATTATCTGTTCACCAAGATCGATGAGATCTTTCCAGATCAGTTTGATGTGATTCACTCAAATAAATCGCAGAATTACCGCCTTAATGCGATGCGCAGCTTCGAAAACAAAGAAGTGAGAGGTTTGATTACAACCGACATCATGGCTCGCGGACTCGATATATCAGACATTACGCACGTTATTAATTTTGAAATCCCCGAAGTTCCGGAACAGTATATTCACCGGATTGGCCGAACCGGTCGTGCAGACAAAGATGGTATTGCCGTATCGTTTGTGACTAAAAAGGAAGAAACATCATTGCTTGATATCGAAATTCTGATGGATAAAGCGGTACTCATTAAAGATTTCCCTGCAGAAGTGAAAATCAATCCGCTTAAAATTGCTTCTGAAAAAGATGAAATTATCATGAAGAACGCACACACCGTAAAACTTGAAGAAGGCGGCGGTGCATTTCACGATAAAAAAGACAAGAACAAAAAGGAAAACTGGGGCGGACCAACCCGAAGAAATCCTCCGAAAACAAAACCCGCAAACCGCGCACAGGCTAAAGCAAAATCGAAGGCTAAGCGAAAAAAATAA